The segment TGGCAGAGTTAAAGGGATTAATTAAATAGCTgtagatattttgatgtaaacgATTAAGCGAGAAATGATGAGTCAGAATTATTCACCTGCAACGCGTATTTCTACGCTGTCGGAACTCGAAGAATATTCGTTAGTCGCTTCGCATCGATATTGGCCAGAATCCTCTCGATTTGCATCACTGATGATAAGTCGATTGAgctctgaaaaaataaaaatttattatcctAAAGATTTATGATAACAAAAATGCTACATTATTAACACTaaatttatactaaaaataaaaaataaagatttgtaattgttatttattattttaaacttgtaatatttataaaaagaaattttaatgaactGTAGTATTGTGATTTTACCTGAAATCTTTATTCGATTGTCCGTCTGAATAAGTTGATCGTCCTTATACCACAGCACACGCGGAATTGGATAGCCATCCACCTTGCAGGGAAGACTTATATCACTGCCTTCAGGGAATTGCGTTTGCTCCAGCGATACGTTGACTTTGACCGGCactgtacaaataaaatttctcaacACTCACGTAACATTTCATTCagtaagttataaataaaaaattttataaagcaaaaatatgtaaaaattttatttcgagtaTACTTACTTCAATTTCGCTCGGTTCTACAATatcacaataaagaaaattgtgaattttattaaattctgcaCATGAAACAGCCAGTAAGCGAGTTATTAACACAGCCACAAGCAAAGTATAAAACACGCatgcagaagaaaaaaatgattaagagGAATACACTTGCACCGTCATTGtgtttatttgtgaaaaaaatgtaaggaTATTTTCACTgacttaaaaaattctctaCGGCAAGTTTCCAATTTAAAGCAACaagcttatttatttaactcaaTGATCAGCGCAACGTgactagaaaaaaaattagtcaTCACGTGGTCTCACCTTTGTACCTAGCGGATGGTTCGCCGGTGGTGGTTTCAAGAGGGATAACGTGAGGGATGTGAGATCTTGTGGGATAAGCAGGGGCGTAGGTCTGAGCCTCGGGAGACTGCGTTCTGATGGGTCTGTAAGGATACTGCGGTTTTTCACTGGTGGGTCTTCTCGGGGGTTGAACAAGGTATTTGTTGTACTCTTCGTGTTCGGGTTTAAAACTGAAGACCGGGCCGATCGCCTGCAAGATCACCGACCAGGAGGCCGGTGTGCCGATGCCATTGAACGCCTGGCAGGTGTAAATGCCGAGGCTAGTCAGGTCTACCGAGCGTATCAGAAGGCTATAGTCGGTGCCCTGCTCGAAATTGCTGGAAGTCAGAGGTAACATTTGGTCGCCGCGCCACCAAGTGACGTGTGGCCTTGGCCATCCCATGGCGTAACAATGCAGAGCTATCGGCGAGTTCATCGTCACCGTTATGCGAGTGTCGGGATCGCCAATGATTTCGACGGAGAGCTCGTGTGGTTCTAAAGAAATGCAAGAAAAGAGGCATGCACGACGTTTAGAGACAGAGGTGTTAATCGTGCCATCACcaggaaaattgaaaattaattgatatctGTATTAATCAGTGCTAGAAGTATTATGAAACTCATTTCACGGCAGCGATAGTACATTTGACTACAGAACAAACCCACAACAATACACAGATACCGATGTTTCGGCAAACacaaattattactaaatataagtagaaaattCTATGTTATGTGCGACGTGTGTTATGTGAATGTTAAACATTCACATAAACCAATCAACGAGAGAGACATTCACCAAATTAGTGCAAATTCCACACTATCTAACAGTGTGTTAATGCTATTCTACTCAAAGTTGTGCAATCAAAACCGGTCCTCAcaaggtaaaaaaataaattctttacgCACCTGTAACATCCAATTGATACTCCGCTCTTACCGGCGGCCCTAAGCCGTTATCAGCAGTGCACACGTAAGTCCCTCGATCGTAAGTGTATAAGTTGATAATCTGAAGAGATCCGTCGAGTAGTATACGCCGCCTTTCCTCGGAAGGTccaatctaaaaaattatgttgccGAATTTTACGACTCGAATAATAAGgaataattttccaattatGGCCATGAATTCGTTGGTCACATTTTTCTCGAGtatacaagtaaaatatatttattttgtaattgtcgCTAGATATGTTACCAATGTAGTATCCTTTCTCCACGTGATGATTGGCCTGGGTGTTCCTAGCGCGACGCATTTTAGCGTGATGTAGCCACCCTCCTGCGCGCTCACTTGCGGCTCCTCGGGCTCTTGAATCTTTGCAGGCTCTCCGCCGTATAGCGGCGGGGTGACAGCGGTCCGCGCCGTTGTCAGGGGTTCCTCCGGCGCGGGTTCCAAACAGGACGTGCCGCAGCCGCTGTTACAGCATTTCCATTCGCCAGTACAATCCGCGTCTGTGACACATTCTTGCTCGCATCTCGTGCTGTTGGACACTTTCGGGCAGCGGCCGGGTTTAACAACTGCaagaacaatataattttatttatttacttacagGCAACATCTTTGGACGTAACTACagtaaagaattatttgaaaaaataattgaacggaaaaattttaaactgagattaaaaatgcaaaatatgttAGTGAAATTGATATCGATACTTGCTTGATTGACAAACGCCGTTGTATTCCGTGCCGTCTTGCGTGGCGACCAACGTAATGGCGCATCGAGTACCATTAGGACAAATCTTCGCCCTGCAAGGATCAACGCAACGGCAGCGTTCGCAATCCTGAGAATCCACGTATTGCTCTTTGCCGTACGGACAACGGATGATGTCACACTCTTCTTTAGCCTCAGCGCATATATCTTTCGAATCGTTCGAGTCCACGTCAATTTCGTTGCTCgctgtaattaattgattcgagatattgaaaaatttttacaaaaaaagccTCAcacaaaagaagaaaagctATTGATACATAATTCTAGTGacgcataatttatattagacAACACATTAGCGAAGAAATTTAAGCAATGCGACATTTGAAATCTTTGCATATCATGAAAGATTTCGcacttttacaatttatctTGAGCATCGGCTACATaaaagcttttaaaaaaaatttcatcattattcATCATAAATCGTATTCTGCAGAAGTTAAGTTTATCGTATTTATGcttagttaaaatttaacagtaatcaaagaaacaattttctattgtatttttaaatatataaacttaattGATTAAGCAGTAtataagcattttttttaacgacaggaataaaatataaagaggTAAAGGATTGTAGCTAAAACATTACAAGGAAAGCATAAAAGTATatgtggaaaatataaaaacacataaaaatgCGCATGTACAAAGAAGACGACTGCTGTACACAAAGCTGAAAGGCTGCAAGATCTGCAAAAACATAAAGAGAACAAATAAATCGTTAGCGATTTCATATTCTGGACTTACTCCTAAGACAAGTGTTAATGCAAGATTCGAAAGTCTTGAATCTGTTGCTATTGCCACCGCATCCGGTATAAATAAACGCCCGGCATGTTTGGTATTCTTCGTCGTAGTAGAATCGCTTGTATGCACCGGAAGTGCAGGATCCGCTGTCGACCGGTTCTTTACAGATCGCTATATCatcattataaaacattattctaaatttcttaGATTTTCTGTAGTAAACTCGATGGAAGTGTCATGATCGCGCAAATTAATGTATCTCTCGAAGGAATCGTTATTCGAGTAAATgatgaaaagataattaagtaaatataCGTACACAGATTCGAAACGTTGGTGTCATTTCCAGGTTGTACGGGTTCTTCATGATGTATGCAAATAGACTCGCACTCAGCGATGGTACTGAATCTGTTCGCATTGCCGTCGCATCCGCCGTAAGTGAATTCGCGGCAGGTGCGCGTACTCGGTTCATAGTAATATTTCTGGAAAACGCCTCTGCACGGGCCGGAGTCCATAGGAAGATTGCacatatcttaaaaattaaacaattcaaGGGATGAAAGGAATTacacgaaaataattttttactcatATCAAAATTAACACTAACAAACATTCTGAAATTACAACTCACCTTGTCCGTGGAATCTCCCGCAGAGTCGCTCGCACTGTTCTTCGGTCTGGAATCGATTGGGGTTTCCGCCACAACCGCCGTAAATAAACGCTTGACACGTCTGATGTTGCGCATCATAATAGTACGCAGTGATAGAATCGTTGCAACTGCCAGCCTCGACTGGCGCCAAGCAGATCGGGCTCTTTGATTCTGCGACCGGCGGGGCTGTTATGGTTGGTCGAATAACTTCTGTCTGCCGCTTGCATTTCCTCTCGCAGGATTCTTCATCCTGGAAACGATTCTTGTTGCCTTGACAACCGCTGTACTCGAACTCTTGGCAGGAATCGGTGCGTTGATCGTAGTAGAATTGTTTCACGAAGCCGTTGCAAGGGCCGATCACCTTCGGTAATGCGCAAGCATCTGAAATTTTCATAGTTTTGTTtcgattattttgtaatattttctggATTCTCGGTGATATTTAGATCCAAGGTTTTGGACAATTTTTCTGTCCTTAATTCTTGTAATTTAGTACCTTGAACCTCTCCGCAGCGGTACTCGCACTCTTCGCGAGTGTTATAGTTATTGCCGTTGCTCTGACAGCCACCGTAACGGAATTGTTTACAAATGCCATCTCGACTGTCGTAGAACCATTTGATCTGGTTGTCGGAACATGGTCCATGCTCGTCAGGCAGGAAGCAGAATTCTGAGATGATCGATAGCAACTCAGTAACCACTATacatgaataattttcaaagttgTCCGGAAACATTACCTTTTCGGAATTCTAGTCCCGCCGGAGGCGCCGTAGACAGCGTCTGTTTGCACCTGTTGGTGCAGTCCTGTTCAGTCTGGAAGTTATTCTCATTCCCGCCACATCCGCCGTAATAGTACTGTCGGCACTGTCCCTCGTAGGAGTCGTAATACCATCGTTGAACATAATTTCGACAGTCTCCCATAAGAGCCGGCAGCAGGCAGATGTCTTGCTCTGCGTTCGTgaatttagatattatatttgtaatggtacattatttctttctttaaagaATTCTTTTGCGATCGATCGTAATCATGTAGAATTGTATAGTGCAAAAATCGCAGAAAAGAATTAAGAtatttgtcatttgtagaATAGTAATATTCAGTTTAaaagaaactttgaaataaataaattattatcgtgaaattaattgaaaaaattgacaaaaatatttatagaaaattttgtagAGAAATgtgtgataatattaaatacaatacgTAATacaactatataaatttttgtcgtGCTCTGTGCTTTCGTGCACGTAGAAATGTCAGTTTATCAATGcagtaaaaaaatgtgaaaagggataatgcatttttttcggTTGCATAATGCTATAAAAAATCACAACGTTtggagtaaaaaaaaaaagatctaaaGAAAACAAAGTCTTACCGATCTTAGACGGGCAATCAGACTCGCATGCAGATCTAGattcaaagttatttttattgccaCCACAGCCAGTGTAATAGAACGGCATGCAGCGGTTTTCTGATTGATCAAAGTACCATTGAGATTGCTTCTCTGCGCATGTACCCTCCGCCCGCGGCAATGTGCAAATATCTGTTAatcgtattaattattataccaTGCAAAGTTAGATCTGATTAATCAATCCAGTCTCAATTATCTCATTGTCAGCTGTTGCTAATTTGACATTTCTCATTCCTATCGTTAGTCAATCAGTTCAATTGCTATTTAGCAACTGTGATTATGCGCATTCGATTATAGTAAAGCATAATTTATGGAAATCTGTGTATAATTCTTACTCCGTCACCATTGTGTCCATTGATACATTgggttatttaaattatgagaaaaaaaaattaaattatgagaattaaatattttaaaatgcaatgtTTAGTAATAGCAACAGTAGAAAAATATGAGTTTTATCTGTCCTATTcttaaaatgctttttgtttaaaaaattctgaacattgattttatatcaaattttttaattggaatgattttcaaaattgtgcAAATAAAAGCGTGATTGTAAAACGAGCATCGTGTAAAAACTAATGCGCGATCGTGAAGCATGATCGCATGACGTTCCGTGTTGTAGCTAGAACGTAATAACGATTCAATGTTGAGTTGTCAATGTGCTTTCTTCTGATAACCATCACCTATAGTGCTAAGTGTGCGCTAAGAAAACGAGAACAACGCTTTCTCGAATCGGAGCAAAGCGATATTGTATTCTCTTCCTTTAGATTGTGATGCGTGATGTTACCACGAAGCAataaagttctttttttttctttcatttgtcTATACCTTGTGACGGACAACGGTGCTGGCAGGCAGCAAGAGTACGGAATTTATTGGCGTTGCCTTTACAACCGCCGTAAACAAATTGGCTACAAATGCCACGCTCGGCATCGTAATACCAGCGCAATGCCGAGCCCGGACAGGGTCCGGGGTCTCTCTTCAAGGCGCACACGTCAGACAGTTTTACTGCAAAAGTTCGTCCATCACTGTGCGGTCGAGTCGATCCACGTAACTGACGGTTAGAACTAATATCGGTGGCAAGAGAGTTTCGTATTACTTGAACACGCTCAATGCCAATCATTCTCGATAAAACTATGCCCCGCAGGGCTACCACGGTGAGTTTATTTTAGTTAAAGCTGTAAAAGTTACTCAATTTTTAAACGTTAAGTTTTATCAAattctatgaaatttttttcatcttataaaattgctaatcctattgtttttataaatttgtgttgATCGAATATATTGTTCGAATAGATGtgatcaatatattaatatgcgTTTAATTAAGTTATCGATCAGACTTACATTACGAATTACGTTTCACTTGTTAGATAGATTTTGTTAAAAGTAGCAAAATAGCATAGTTTCTAGAAGTATTAAATCGATAGATACCATTGCCAGCATTCCATATTATAATCACTACTATTATGAAAATTGAGAGATATTAATCttcaaacttataattttttttttaaatattgcacaattttGTCGACAGTAAAGATTTATCTATTGACTGGTCAAGCACAACtcataaaatcatatattataactatGATATCGTGCAAActgaaaatttacataagtaaaatatgtagAATTCTAACACatacaacaaataaaaaaagtaacaaagaaaaaaatacatacctTTTTGTCGGCCTGGCTGTAAGCACTGCTGATGACAAGCGACTTCTGTGGGGAAGTTATTGTCGTTCGCTTTGCAACCACCGTAATTAAATTGCTCGCAAGCCTGTGATTCTCGATTGAAGTACCATCTTGTGAAATTACCTGCGCATGGACCTTCTTCTTTCGGCTGATCGCAAGgttctaaataaaatgtaaataatagaCTTAACTGTTCATTAGGTCTGCAAATCCTAAggcaaaatatgttttaccTAATTTCAaagtcaaatatataaaaacaggaGTAAATACACTTTTAcaggcaaaataatttaaatatggaTAACTTTTATCATTACGGATACACGGCGGCTTACCAATGTTATCCGGCGTGACGCAAAGTTCTTCGCACTCTTCTCTAGATTTAAACTTATTAGCATTTCCAAGACAACCGCCGTAAATAAATTGACCGCACTGCTTCCTACCGGAGTCAAAATACCACGTCGGATGATATCCTTCGCAAGGACCAGCGATCTTCGGTAAAAAGCAAGCAGCTGCAAAATAAATCAGAAATTAactgttttaatataacactttagaatattttctttatgtaattgccaaaaatttgtttttaatctgtaaatttataaaaagagaaaatgtatataaatctaaataattttataacgcgATAATATGAATTATGAGTATtccacttttttatttattacataaaataatctttttatacaGCTACCTTTTCCTTTGGGCTGAACGCAAATCTCTTTGCACTCTTCCTGTGTTTTGAATCGATTCTCGTTACCCTCGCAACCACCGTACCAGAATCTCGAACAACCGCCGTAATCGGTGTCATAGAACCATTTGACCGTGAAGTCCCTGCAGGAGCCTCTGTCTTTCTTCAAGCCACATGCGGCGCCAGGCATCGAAGGTACCGTAGGACAACCCTCAAAGTTTTCTCCTTGAGCTTCCTCGATTCCGTCTGGACAGCATCCATACTTTGACGCGTCGCAAGCGCATCCGGCAAAGTTCGGTCCTTCGGCCGGAGTTCTGTTATCCGAACAGCATCCGTATTTTGTATTCTTGCATCCGCAGCCTGTGAACATTGCacaataaatttcattgcATAATGTGTtacttatttgtttaataataataaaaattattgtattttatagttatttatttaaataaaaagttaattaatttttgtatttaattttttattctaactaGACACACACAAGCGCACTtgatcttttactttttatcatactttatcatttttttagaaagattttcttattctttctaAATCTACATCAATTAATCTAATGGATGGAGGGAATAACGAAATCAATAAGTGAAAAGAACATCATTGGAACAACCGGAAAGAATGAAAACTGAGACTACAGCGGACAACGTCGTAAGACGTCATAAACCGAaggctatatatatttttcattctttttaaaagccgtattatttttaacaatttaattttataaatgtatgcaTATTGACTACCTTGACCATGAGAGCCTTTTGCGATGGTAACGCCGTCGGGGCAGCATCCGAACTGATAAGTATAGCACGGGCATCCCTCGAAATGCGGTCCGCTCGCGGGGGTGAATCGGTTCGGGCAGCAACCGTGAGTTGTGTATTGACAGCCGCAACCTTCGTTGTTTGGTCCACGCGCTACCGTCGAGTTATCCGGACAGCAACTAAATCTTGTATACTGGCAACCGCAGCCATAAAAGTTCGGTCCGCGAGCCGGCAGAATGTTATCCGGACAGCACTTGTATGGAGTTGATAAGCAGCAGCCCTCGTTGTTCGGTCCATGCGCCGGCGTTACACCATCCTCGCAGCATCCATGAGCACTGTCATGACATGGCATGCGACAGCCATAGTTGTCTGGTCCAAGAGCTGCGGGAATATGATCACAAATggtttacataatatattcagAGTTCGTCTATTTatcttagaaaaaaaaaattaattatatttttgtgggacttttattctgaaatattatttcagttaatattttagaatattaataatttacaaaattatcaatattttctcctTACTTAAATGACGAATTTTTTGctaattaattgttttgaaaaaataatttcatataaaatttgtgatttgtgtattatcaatttttatacctGCGGTAACTTCATCAGGACAGCATCCAAAGTAGGATGCGCTGCAATTTTCATTGTTAATGACGCCGCATCCCGCGAAATTCGTGCCGTTTGCAATGGTGATACCATCGGGACAGCAACCGTAGGTGGTGTTTACACAGTCTTCACTCGACATTGTTGTTACGTATATCTCCGTTTGTGATGTTTCAGAAGTGACTTCTTCGCAACcttattagaatatatatcgTAGTCAGTGaaactatatataataaatatatttcaaagtgtacggataaaataaatacctTCGCCATCAGGACCGGAAGCGACTCTAATATTGTCTGGACAACAGCCAAACTTGGTAACATTACAACAGCCCAAATTATCTTTTCCGCTAGCTGCAGTCTCATTGTCTGGACAACATCCAAACctaaaattcagaaataattaaattcaaaatttttaacatttaaaataacttgcatttaaataataatatgtaaaaatatcgttaaagtacaaaaattaaagaaaaaaatttattaaaataaaatataattattagtgCATAGAAAATgcatagaaaaaaatgaaaataacgtAAGATAAAATCATTTGAAGtgattatttcacaaaaatatgaaaaactaACTCTGTTTCATTGCATGGTTTCGTGCATCCCTCGTAATCATTGCCTTGCGCCGTAGTGACGCCGTCGGGGCAGCAACCGAAGAGCGATTCGTTACAATGAGAGGCAGGGCAACCTTTGTTCTTCGAACCGGTGGCTGGCGAAACGCCATCGGGACAACAACCATATCGTGTTTCGTTACACGTCTGCGGTGTCGGGCAACCTTGACCGAACGGTCCCTGAGCGGCGGTGATGCCGTCGTAGCAACATCCGAACGGCgtctttttgcaattcttcCTCGGTTTGCATTGCCGCTTCGTAGTTCCGGGGAAGATAGTCGTCCATATCTCGGtgactaaaattaaaaatttggcaTTAGCAGAAAAAGCAGGCattttatatcgattttatatcatttcaTATCGATAACTTTACCGTGAGTTTTGTCAGTAAGATCAGTTTCTCCGCTGATCGTGGAGAATGTAACTTCTGTCTCGGTGGTCTCCTCGAGAGACGATGTTGTGGCCGATGATTCGGTCGTTTCACCGGACGCAGTGGTCTCGCCCGACTCGGTTGTCTGTCCAGATTCTGTGGTCTCGCCCGATTCGGTCGTCTGTCCAGATTCAGTAGTCTCGCCAGACTCCGTCGTCGCACCCGATTCTGTCGTCGCGCCCGGTTCGGTGGTCGCAGTTCCGCCGGATTCTGTTGTCTCAGCTGATTCCGTGCTAGCGCCAGATTCAGTGGTCTCTCCTGATACCGTGGTTTGTCCCGATTCGGTTGTTCCGGTTACTTCGCTGCCGGTAGTTTCGGTCTCATCCGACGAGCTCGTTCCGGAAACAGTCGTTTCTTCCGTATTGCTAACTGTTGTAGTGACATCGGTTCCTTCGGTGGAAGCCGAGCTTTCTGGCGACGCCGATGTAACGTCATCGTCTTCGCCTTTCTCCGGTTTGTTGGTGCCCTCGCCTGGTATTTTTTCATCGGTCGTCAGTTGGGAAACTTCGGTAGTCGTCACTTCAGTTTCTGTGagagaatattatattgtattttgcacCTTTGACTTAATAATAatcgcaattatttaattttacattgataACCAAATATAAGTTGCATctcaattatatacaaatcgactaaaaacttgtaaaatatgtcacaaatttgaaattcaacaatatata is part of the Linepithema humile isolate Giens D197 chromosome 3, Lhum_UNIL_v1.0, whole genome shotgun sequence genome and harbors:
- the Ppn gene encoding papilin isoform X3, which produces MTNIRNTWSLGLLIFIIAAHVHDTSAKHHHIKLRHGRHRRQHGGSYLPSNFVLDTDESERGNWGPWSNPSSCSRSCGGGVAHQTRQCLDIDDSGHDRCTGAARRFFSCNVQECPGEQTDFRAEQCAEFNNVPFEGVYYDWIPYTGSPNKCELNCMPRGERFFYRHKVSVVDGTPCEAEKNDVCVEGRCMHVGCDMMLGSDAREDACRECGGDGSDCNTVTGSFDTDDLQVGYIDILLIPEGATNIAIREIQPSNNYLAIRNTSGHYYLNGNWRIDFPRSLRFSGTTFHYARNPQGFAAPDTITALGPTNEPIYVVLLYQDRNVGVQYEYSIPKKFSTRTDPDSYTWVTDEFSSCSTSCGRGYQSRRVACVRRRDNQQVDENLCDPQLEPADTQSCNEDPCPAMWVEGPWTPCTKQCGEGGEQTREIKCEQVLGGGIASVVDDSQCLEKVGPKGSTKQECNRDVDCPQWHEGPWKPCDHICGPGKQTRTVTCYRKIDGKIDVLEDEACETEAPEREKACELRPCAGLDWITSDWSGCEEKCDLTKETRTAQCATQDGTVYSDDLCDVEKKPELERECEKAKDCDFLWYSSQWSECSAKCGSGVQTRKVFCGTFKDDTVKKVPDENCDPENKFEDTKNCTAKEPCKGEWFAGPWSKCSQPCGGGDMTRKVICMQDNKTVSVSQCNADTIMFSSEKCNDQPCEEGVTPIADGTEKPEEEEEEECEDEEEEEEKGAIEGALPAGKASKIIDQTEVTPLSEPFSESDIYSTMFSDSTRGDISPSELGSGEGSGDDDFTMLSTDLFSGSNTDSTIESESPASGITTEGKTGTTEFGTEVTESSDITEGIDTTFEGSGTTIEEESSISSEEGSGASASTDTLTDETTAESSQTSAVTESGSTESAVTKGSTDSSATTSSETASSAESVSTITESSVSTIESSDATTGSETTGSANTDVTTGSAETETTDTDTTGTATTDSTETQTTPTTDTTESTDTTESTESPPTTSSSETETTNTEQTETTGSDETTESSTASETEVTTTEVSQLTTDEKIPGEGTNKPEKGEDDDVTSASPESSASTEGTDVTTTVSNTEETTVSGTSSSDETETTGSEVTGTTESGQTTVSGETTESGASTESAETTESGGTATTEPGATTESGATTESGETTESGQTTESGETTESGQTTESGETTASGETTESSATTSSLEETTETEVTFSTISGETDLTDKTHVTEIWTTIFPGTTKRQCKPRKNCKKTPFGCCYDGITAAQGPFGQGCPTPQTCNETRYGCCPDGVSPATGSKNKGCPASHCNESLFGCCPDGVTTAQGNDYEGCTKPCNETEFGCCPDNETAASGKDNLGCCNVTKFGCCPDNIRVASGPDGEGCEEVTSETSQTEIYVTTMSSEDCVNTTYGCCPDGITIANGTNFAGCGVINNENCSASYFGCCPDEVTAALGPDNYGCRMPCHDSAHGCCEDGVTPAHGPNNEGCCLSTPYKCCPDNILPARGPNFYGCGCQYTRFSCCPDNSTVARGPNNEGCGCQYTTHGCCPNRFTPASGPHFEGCPCYTYQFGCCPDGVTIAKGSHGQGCGCKNTKYGCCSDNRTPAEGPNFAGCACDASKYGCCPDGIEEAQGENFEGCPTVPSMPGAACGLKKDRGSCRDFTVKWFYDTDYGGCSRFWYGGCEGNENRFKTQEECKEICVQPKGKAACFLPKIAGPCEGYHPTWYFDSGRKQCGQFIYGGCLGNANKFKSREECEELCVTPDNIEPCDQPKEEGPCAGNFTRWYFNRESQACEQFNYGGCKANDNNFPTEVACHQQCLQPGRQKDICTLPRAEGTCAEKQSQWYFDQSENRCMPFYYTGCGGNKNNFESRSACESDCPSKIEQDICLLPALMGDCRNYVQRWYYDSYEGQCRQYYYGGCGGNENNFQTEQDCTNRCKQTLSTAPPAGLEFRKEFCFLPDEHGPCSDNQIKWFYDSRDGICKQFRYGGCQSNGNNYNTREECEYRCGEVQDACALPKVIGPCNGFVKQFYYDQRTDSCQEFEYSGCQGNKNRFQDEESCERKCKRQTEVIRPTITAPPVAESKSPICLAPVEAGSCNDSITAYYYDAQHQTCQAFIYGGCGGNPNRFQTEEQCERLCGRFHGQDMCNLPMDSGPCRGVFQKYYYEPSTRTCREFTYGGCDGNANRFSTIAECESICIHHEEPVQPGNDTNVSNLSSNEIDVDSNDSKDICAEAKEECDIIRCPYGKEQYVDSQDCERCRCVDPCRAKICPNGTRCAITLVATQDGTEYNGVCQSIVKPGRCPKVSNSTRCEQECVTDADCTGEWKCCNSGCGTSCLEPAPEEPLTTARTAVTPPLYGGEPAKIQEPEEPQVSAQEGGYITLKCVALGTPRPIITWRKDTTLIGPSEERRRILLDGSLQIINLYTYDRGTYVCTADNGLGPPVRAEYQLDVTEPHELSVEIIGDPDTRITVTMNSPIALHCYAMGWPRPHVTWWRGDQMLPLTSSNFEQGTDYSLLIRSVDLTSLGIYTCQAFNGIGTPASWSVILQAIGPVFSFKPEHEEYNKYLVQPPRRPTSEKPQYPYRPIRTQSPEAQTYAPAYPTRSHIPHVIPLETTTGEPSARYKVPVKVNVSLEQTQFPEGSDISLPCKVDGYPIPRVLWYKDDQLIQTDNRIKISELNRLIISDANREDSGQYRCEATNEYSSSSDSVEIRVAGIFIHPHCQDNTFFANCKLIVAAKYCTHKYYAKFCCRSCTEAGQLPARGPHIDNSRRRRRSVLRMLV